From Syntrophobacterales bacterium:
GGCTGGAGTTTCCGCCTGATGACGGTGATCACGCTTACGGCCGGAACGGCCTTCATCATGTGGCTGGGCGAGCAGATAACCGAAAAGGGAATCGGGAACGGCATCTCGCTTATCATCTTTGCCGGCATTGTCTGCCGCGGGCCGGAGGCCATCATCAACACCTTCCGACTGCTTGCTTCGGGGGAGATGGGTGTATTTTTCATTATTATTTTGATAGCGATGATGCTGCTGATCGTCGGGGTAATAGTTTTCGTGGAAAGCGGACAGCGCCGGATTCCGGTGCAGTACGCAAAGCGCGTCGTCGGGCGGAAGATGTATGGGGGGCAATCTACCCACTTGCCCCTGAAGGTCAATACCGCCGGGGTTATTCCTCCGATCTTTGCCTCCTCGATCATCATGTTTCCAGCGACGATTGCGAATTTCATTCCCCATCCCTGGATGAAGGCGGTTGCCGGGGCGATGATTCCGGGAAGGTTCTTTTATGAAACGCTGTATGTCGCTTTCATCTTTTTCTTCAGTTATTTTTATACGGCGGTTACCTTCAACCCTGTGGATATGGCCGATAACATGAAAAAATATGGCGGTTATGTTCCGGGGATAAGACCGGGGAAAAAGACGTCCGATTACATTGACGAGGTAATGACCAAGCTGACCTTCTGGGGTGCTTTCTACGTATCGATCATCTGCGTCATCCCCAGTATTTTAATCAGCTACTTCAATGTCCCCTTTTATTTCGGTGGGACTGCGCTTTTGATAGTTGTGGGCGTAGCCCTGGATACTGCCGGTCAGATCGAGACCCATCTGCTGACGCGGCAGTATGAGGGGTTTATGAAAAAGGGGCACATAGCCAGAAGAAGATAGGTTTATAAACGCGGGCAAGCCGGTGGTGGCAGCAGGAAAGAAATATTTATGGCAAAGGAAGAATCCATAGAGGTTGAAGGCAAGGTTGTCGAGCCTCTGCCCAATGCAATGTTCAGGGTGGAACTGGAAAATGGCCATAAGGTGCTTGCCCATATTTCCGGAAAGATGAGGATGCATTTTATAAAAATCCTCCCGGGGGATAAGGTTACGGTGCAGCTTTCCCCGTATGATCTGACGCGCGGCAGGATTGTTTACCGGACCAAGTGACATATTTATAAAGTCGGTGCGCCGGAACGCGCCGTAAGTTGTGTAAAGGAGCTAAAGCCGTGAAGGTAAGATCGTCCGTAAAGAAAATTTGCGATAAGTGCAAGATTGTAAAGCGAAAGGGCGTTTTGCGTGTGATTTGCGAAAATCCCAAGCACAAGCAGCGTCAGGGATAGGCATACAGTTATCAGGAGGTTTTTAAGGTGGCAAGAATTGCGGGCGTAGATTTACCTAAGAATAAGAGGATGGAGATTGCACTCACCTATATCTATGGCATAGGAAGGGCAAAATCCCTGTATATTCTTAATAATGCCGGTGTAAATCCCGACACGAAAACCGATATGCTGGCGGATTCGGAGTTAACGGCCATCCGCGGCATTATCGACAAGGATTTAAAGGTAGAGGGAGACTTGAGAAGAGACGTCTCAATGTCGATCAAGAGACTTATGGATATCGGAACATACCGGGGTTTGCGCCATCGCAAGGGGCTTCCGGTGAGGGGGCAGAAAAGCCGTACGAATGCCCGGACCAGGAAAGGACCGAGAAGGTCGATTGCAGCAAAAAAGAAATAGTTTTCAAGTCTGTTCGGAGGGACAATGGCAAAGCCGGTTAGAAAAACAGGTAAAAAGAAAGAAAAGAAGAATATTCCCGAGGGAATAATTCATATTCAGTCAACGTTTAACAATACGATTGTAACCATTGCCGATTTAAGCGGCAATGTGATTGCCTGGTCTTCATCGGGGATGCAGGGTTTTAAAGGTTCCCGAAAAAGCACCCCCTTTGCGGCGCAGATGGCGGCTGAGGATGCGGTGAAAAAGGCAAAGGAGCACGGACTCAGAAGCGTCCAGGTTTATGTGAAAGGGCCAGGTTCCGGACGGGAATCGGCGCTTCGGGCGCTCTCGACGACCGGAATCAGAATCACCACTATCCGTGACGTGACTCCGGTGCCGCACAACGGTTGTCGCCCCCCGAAACGAAGAAGGGTTTAAGATATTTTCTTATATAATTTGAAATAGTGTTGATAATAAATAACAATTACTGTTGATTATTGACAAGGAGGCTTTGTTGGCAAGGTATAGAGATTCAGTTTGCAGGTTGTGCCGCAGGGAAGGCTTGAAGCTTTTTTTGAAAGGCGACCGGTGTTACACCGAAAAATGCTCATTTGAAAGAAGGGGCTTTGTGCCTGGAGAGCACGGCCAGTTGCGCAAGAAATCTTCCGATTACGGTGTGCAGCTCAGGGAAAAGCAGAAGCTGAAGCGGATGTTCGGACTGCTGGAAAAGCAGTTCAGAGGCTATTTCGAGAAGGCCGAGCAGCGCAAGGGTGTCGCCGGAACGAACCTGCTTTTGTTTCTGGAAAGAAGACTCGACAATATGGTCTTCCGGATGGGATTTGCCAATTCACGGACGGAAGCCCGGCAGCTTATCAGGCACAAGCATTTTCTTGTGGGCGGCAAGCCTGTCAACATTCCTTCCTACCTGCTTGATACGGGCGATGCGGTCGAGGTCTGCGAGAAAAGTCGCAAGGTGGAGAAGATTATTGAAGCGATGGAAACTGTTTCCCGCCGGGGGGTTCCCCAATGGCTGGATGTTGACAAAAAGAATTTCCGCGCTTCCGTCAAAATGCTTCCTACCCGTGAGGAGTTGACGATGCCTGTGAATGAACAGCTGGTGGTAGAACTTTACTCCAAGTAAGAAAGAATGTAACGAACCATCAGGAATTCAGGGGATGAATTATGCATAAGAACTGGCGCAGTTTAATAAAGCCCAAAAGAATAGAAATAGACGAAAGCACTCATACAAGGTACTTTGCCGAGTTCGTTTGTCAGCCGCTGGAGCGCGGTTTCGGAACGACGCTGGGTAATTCCCTGCGCAGGGTGTTGCTGTCGTCCATCCAGGGAGCGGCAATTGTTTCCGTCAAATTTGACGGAGTTTTTCATGAATTTTCGACGATTCCTGGCGTAAAGGAAGATGTGACGGATATAATTCTCAACCTGAAGGGCGTTCGTCTGAAGCTTGAAAGTGAAGGCCCGAGAACAATCTATCTTGACGTTTCCACGCCGGGGGAGATCAAGGCCGGCGACCTCAAGCTTGACCCAACTATGGAAATACTCAATCCGGAACACCACATTGCGACAATTTTGGGGGATTATTCCCTGAAGGCGCAGATGGAGGTCAGGACGGGCAAGGGTTATGTGCCTGCCCGCAAGGAGAAGGAAAGCGACCAGCCGGAGGGCACGATCAATATCGACGCCATCTATTCCCCAATAAAGAAGGTCAACTATACCGTAACTTACGCCCGGGTCGGACAGGTTGCGGATTATGACCGTCTGGTTTTGGAGGTTTGGACAGACGGAAGCGTGTTGCCGGAGGATGCGGTTGCCTATGCGGCCAAGATCCTCAAGGAGCAGATCGATCTGTTCATCAATTTCCCCGAGGAAGTGGACGAGGAAGAAACCTTGATGGTAGAGCAGGCGCAGGAGATCGATAACAATGAATTGCTGACGCGCAGCGTGGAAGAGTTGGAGCTCTCTGTGCGCTCGGCGAACTGTCTGAAAAACGCCGGGATCAACCAGATCGGCGAGCTTGTTCAGAAGACGGAAGCGGAAATGTTGAAAACCAAGAATTTTGGCCGCAAATCGCTCAATGAGATAAAAGAAGTCCTGCTGGAAGCGGGTCTGAGTTTTGGCATGGGATTCGAGCCGGCTTCTGCAAAAAATGAAAGCGCCAGAGACTTGGACGAAGAGGGCGTATAAGCAGTGAAGTTTTAGAAAGGATAAGATTCGATGGGCCAGGGAAAATTCGGAAGTAAATTGGGCAGAACCACAAGCCATCGCAAGGCGATGTTGAGGAATATGGTAACGTCCCTGTTTAAATATGAGAAGATTCAAACCACCAACACCAAAGCGCAGGAGCTCAAAAAGGTAGCGGATAAGATGGTGACGCTGGGCAAACGGGGCGATTTGCATGCCCGTCGCCAGGCTGCCTCCTATGTTCGCGAACGCGAGATTGTGGGAAAGCTCTTCGGTGAGTTGGCGGAACGTTACAAGGAGCGTCTGGGCGGCTATACGAGGATCGTTCATGCCGGAAACCGCGCCGGCGACAATGCTCCGATGTCGATAATTGAACTTATGCCCGGCGCTGTCAGCGAAAAGCCGGCCGCAAAAAAACCCGCTGCAAAGGGATAGCCGACAAGAGGGAAGGCGGGTGCAAATCCGCCTTCCTTGTTTTCGCTCTCCTGCTGCAACCATTTAGTTCCCCCTTGATACGTAACACTTCCGAACTGCGCAATCATGACCTATACAGAGTCGCTCTCCTATTTGAAAGCCCTGAACCCCATGGGCATTCGTCTGGGGCTTGAACAGATCAAGGCGCTCTTGGAGCGGCTGGGCAATCCCCAGGATGCCTGCCCGGCGGTGATTATTGCCGGCACCAATGGCAAGGGCTCTGTTGCCGCCATGACCGCTTCGATGCTGTCTGCAGCCGGCTTCCGGACAGGGCTTTACACCTCCCCTGATTTGATTGAATTTCGCGAGCGGATTCGCATCGATGGCGAGATGATAAGCCAGCAAGCGGCCGTCGCCTGCCTGCAAACCGTTAAAAAAAGCGTCGTCGAAACAGTCAGTTATTTCGAGTTTATTACCGCCATGGCGTTTTTGTATTTTCAGCGGCAGAAAATCGATATTGCTGTGCTGGAGGTGGGCATGGGGGGAAGACAGGACGCCACGAATGTCATAAACCCCCTCGTTTCCGTCATCACCAATATCTCCCGCGAACACGAGGAATATCTGGGCAGCACCCTGGAGCAAATAGCCTGCGAAAAAGGCGGGGTTATAAAAAGCGGGGGAATCTGTCTCACTGCGGCCCGTCAGCCGTCCGTTCTGAAAGTGTTAGCGGGGATCTGTCAGGAAAAAAATGCCGGCCTCTACCGGCTGGGGAAGGAGTTCCGCACTATCCTCAAGGGAGACGGCGCCTTTTCCTACCGGGGGATCAGGAAAAACTACAAGGGTCTGACGTGCCCCTTCACCGGGGCGCATCAACTTGCCAACGCCGCGCTGGCGCTGGGCGTCATTGAAATGGTCGGGGAGGTCAACGCCGGGTTTGCCGTTCCGGAAGAGGCTGTGCGCAGAGGGCTCGGCGATGCCAAGTGGGAAGGACGTCTGGAAGTTCTCGGACGCTCGCCGGAAGTTGTCGTTGACGGAGCGCACAATTCAGCGGGAGTCGCTACCCTGTGTCGCGCCTTGGTCAATGATTTCCACTACCGGAAGCTGATCCTCGTTTTCGGGGTTTTGGGGGATAAAAACTATCGGATGATGGCCAAAAGGCTTTTCCCCCTTGCCGACCGGATAATCATTACCCGTCCGCCTTGCGAGCGGGCGCTTGACCTTGAGGCGTTCTTGCCCGTTGCTTCCGAATTCGGCGAAAATATTGAGGTCATCCAAAGTCCGGGCGAGGCCCTGCGGCAGGCTTTTTTTCTTGCCAGGAAGGAAGACCTGATCTGTGTGGCCGGGTCCCTTTACCTTGTGGGGGAAATCAAGAAAATGTACCAGGGAAAGCAAAGCTGAAGCGCAAAGAGAGAAACTGCTGTGCGAAGAACCGATATTTTTTTTTCACTGACAATCATCCTTTTGCTCTGCCTGGGGGGCTCTCCTCTTTTGGCTTTCGAAAAGGATTTGGGCGATGGACCGGTTGCAATTGAGGCCGATTCGATTGCCTATAACGGCGATGATGACTCGTTTCACGCGACGGGGAAGGTGACGATAACCTTTCCCGGGGGCTATCTCAAAGCCGATTCGGTGACATTCAAGCGCTCGGCGAATCTTGCCCATGCCGCAGGCCGCGTGGAGCTCAAAAACGACCAGGACATCCTCACCGGGGAGAAGGTTTCCTTCAATATTGGCGCCCGGACCGGAACGGTGGAAGAAGGGGGGATGTTTATTGCCGAGAACCATCTTTACATCCAGGGCGAGCGGATTGAAAAAAAGACGGAGGCCAACTACCGGGTCGAAGAAGGGTCGTTTACAACCTGTGACGGGAGCTGCCCGGACTGGAGAATAACCGGCAAAGAGGTGGATGTTACTGTTGATGGTTACGGAACGCTCAAACAGGGGCGGTTTCTGATCCGCGACATCCCGATTTTATATCTGCCCTGGCTGATCTTTCCCGCAAAAACTACTCGCCAGACAGGATTTTTATTCCCCCGTTTCTCATACTCACTCGACAAAAACGGGCTTGATGTGGAAATCCCGTTTTTCTGGGCCATTTCCGAGGGCGCCGACGCGACCTTTTACCAGCGCTACCTGGAAAAAAGGGGTTTCAAGGAAGGTCTGGAACTTCGCTACGTTATCACCCCCGATTCCTCCGGCGTTTTTTATGGCGATTTTATCCGCGACCGTCAGCAGATTGCGGAGACAACCGGAGCGATCAGCCGCGATTGGCAGGATGACCGGAACCGCTGGTCCTATTATTTCAACCATGAAGCAGCCCTGGCGAATGGTTTAAACATCAGGGCCGACATCAACAGAGTTTCTGACCACTGGTACTTTCGCGACTTTTCCACCTTCAACTACTACGCGGAACATTACTCGCCAGGCGGGGAGGAGCGATTCCGGCGAGTTTCCTTCCCGGGGGATGAATCACTCGGATATCTGAATTCCACCGTACGAATGGCAAAGGATTGGCCCCTCTACAACCTGACGGCGCTTGTCCGTTATACCGACGATTTTTCCTCACCGGACAACAATCTGACGCTGCAGAAATATCCGGAGGCGATCCTGACGGGTTTTCGGCGGCCCCTTTTCGGCAGCCCGCTGCAGATGGAATTTACCGGCGGCTATGATTATTTCTTCAGTCAGGATGGTCAGCGGGGGCAGCTTGGGGAACTGAGCCCGACCCTCTTTTTCCCCGTCAAGCTGGGGAAGTATCTGAAAATGACGTCATGGACCGGCTTCCGGGGCGATGTCTGGGAACGTTCCGATTCCCTGACCGACGGATTGGAAAAAAACGGCCAGCGCGGCTTATTGGCAATGGGGACAACGCTGTCCACCGAGTTTGGCCGCGTCTATGAAACAGGGGGCCAAACGCTGGAAAAACTCCGGCATGTCGTCAAGCCGGAAATCACCTACACTTATGCCCCGGGCGCATCGGAAAATATTCCCGACTTTCTCGATCGGGTTGCTGATTACCATAGCCTGAGATATGGAATGGTCAGCTTTGTTACCGCGAGGATGAAGGAAAAAGGCGGGGGAACCAGCTACCGGGAACTGATGCGGCTGAAGTTAAGCCAGGCGTACGATATCAGGGAAGCCAGAAGGGACGCGGGGGAAGGACAAAGGGAAATTCGTCCCTTCGGCACTATCGATCTGGAGCTGGATATGTCGCCTTTTCGCTATTTTTTACTGTCAACCCGTAATAAATTTGACGTCAATTCCGGGAGGATAGCGCAGAACAACTACGATTTGGCATTATCCGACAAGCGCGGCGATTTTGTCTCGGTTGGTTACCGCTATACCAGGGACATACTCGAAGAGATAAACCTTGCAGTCAGGGCGAAACTTTTTTCTTCCCTTGATGTCTATTATATCATCAGACAAAATCAGCTTGAGCGCACGACAGTCGAATCCACCGTGGGGCTGAGGTATCAGAAACAGTGCTGGGCCGTGGAGTTGACCGTTGCCGATCGCTATAACGACCGGAGCGTGATGGCATATTTTTCCCTGCTGGGGTTGGGGGGGAGCAATTGATTGAGACATTATGCAAGTTTTTGCTTGACAAACAGCGACAATTTGCGTAGTTTCCACCTTTCAAATTCGTGCGTAGCAGGAGAAGTAATGAAGACATATCAGGCAAAACAGGGAGAAGTTCAGCGAGACTGGTACCTCGTGGACGCCGGAGGCAAGATTCTGGGCCGGATGGCAAGCGAGATAGCAGCCCGTCTGCGGGGGAAGCACAAACCGGTTTATACCCCCTATACCGATACCGGCGATTTCGTGATTGTCGTAAATGCCGGCAGTGTGGCCCTTACCGGCAAGAAGCTTACCGACAAGATTTATTATCATCATTCCGGTTATCCGGGAGGGATTAAGGCGACCGCGGCGGGGAAGATGCTCAAGGAGAAGCCCGAAGAGCTGATCCGGGCGGCGGTCAGGGGAATGCTGCCGAAGAACACGCTCGGGCGCGCCATGATGAAGAAACTCAAGATCTACGCCGGCGGCGATCATCCGCACGAGGCGCAGTGTCCACGGATACTTGAGTTATAGTATTTTACCGCTGACAGGCTGTTCGGCGAACGTACAGGGGAGAAGCAGATGACGGGAAAAAGTTTTTACGCGACGGGAAAAAGAAAGAGCGCCATTGCCAGGGTCTATATGAAGGAGGGCACTGGAAACTGGACTGTAAACAAACGTAATTTCGACGACTACTTCACGCGGGAAAGCCTGAAGATGCTCATTCAGCAGCCGCTTGAGATAACGGGGAAAAAGGGTCTGCTCTCCTTTGATATCAGCGTTGA
This genomic window contains:
- the rplQ gene encoding 50S ribosomal protein L17; protein product: MGQGKFGSKLGRTTSHRKAMLRNMVTSLFKYEKIQTTNTKAQELKKVADKMVTLGKRGDLHARRQAASYVREREIVGKLFGELAERYKERLGGYTRIVHAGNRAGDNAPMSIIELMPGAVSEKPAAKKPAAKG
- the rplM gene encoding 50S ribosomal protein L13 encodes the protein MKTYQAKQGEVQRDWYLVDAGGKILGRMASEIAARLRGKHKPVYTPYTDTGDFVIVVNAGSVALTGKKLTDKIYYHHSGYPGGIKATAAGKMLKEKPEELIRAAVRGMLPKNTLGRAMMKKLKIYAGGDHPHEAQCPRILEL
- the rpsI gene encoding 30S ribosomal protein S9; protein product: MTGKSFYATGKRKSAIARVYMKEGTGNWTVNKRNFDDYFTRESLKMLIQQPLEITGKKGLLSFDISVEGGGIAGQAGAVKHGISKALLEYEPELRAVLKKAGFLTRDSRIKERKKYGQPGARKRFQFSKR
- the rpsK gene encoding 30S ribosomal protein S11 translates to MAKPVRKTGKKKEKKNIPEGIIHIQSTFNNTIVTIADLSGNVIAWSSSGMQGFKGSRKSTPFAAQMAAEDAVKKAKEHGLRSVQVYVKGPGSGRESALRALSTTGIRITTIRDVTPVPHNGCRPPKRRRV
- a CDS encoding DNA-directed RNA polymerase subunit alpha: MHKNWRSLIKPKRIEIDESTHTRYFAEFVCQPLERGFGTTLGNSLRRVLLSSIQGAAIVSVKFDGVFHEFSTIPGVKEDVTDIILNLKGVRLKLESEGPRTIYLDVSTPGEIKAGDLKLDPTMEILNPEHHIATILGDYSLKAQMEVRTGKGYVPARKEKESDQPEGTINIDAIYSPIKKVNYTVTYARVGQVADYDRLVLEVWTDGSVLPEDAVAYAAKILKEQIDLFINFPEEVDEEETLMVEQAQEIDNNELLTRSVEELELSVRSANCLKNAGINQIGELVQKTEAEMLKTKNFGRKSLNEIKEVLLEAGLSFGMGFEPASAKNESARDLDEEGV
- a CDS encoding bifunctional folylpolyglutamate synthase/dihydrofolate synthase, yielding MTYTESLSYLKALNPMGIRLGLEQIKALLERLGNPQDACPAVIIAGTNGKGSVAAMTASMLSAAGFRTGLYTSPDLIEFRERIRIDGEMISQQAAVACLQTVKKSVVETVSYFEFITAMAFLYFQRQKIDIAVLEVGMGGRQDATNVINPLVSVITNISREHEEYLGSTLEQIACEKGGVIKSGGICLTAARQPSVLKVLAGICQEKNAGLYRLGKEFRTILKGDGAFSYRGIRKNYKGLTCPFTGAHQLANAALALGVIEMVGEVNAGFAVPEEAVRRGLGDAKWEGRLEVLGRSPEVVVDGAHNSAGVATLCRALVNDFHYRKLILVFGVLGDKNYRMMAKRLFPLADRIIITRPPCERALDLEAFLPVASEFGENIEVIQSPGEALRQAFFLARKEDLICVAGSLYLVGEIKKMYQGKQS
- the rpsM gene encoding 30S ribosomal protein S13 translates to MARIAGVDLPKNKRMEIALTYIYGIGRAKSLYILNNAGVNPDTKTDMLADSELTAIRGIIDKDLKVEGDLRRDVSMSIKRLMDIGTYRGLRHRKGLPVRGQKSRTNARTRKGPRRSIAAKKK
- the lptD gene encoding LPS assembly protein LptD; the protein is MAFEKDLGDGPVAIEADSIAYNGDDDSFHATGKVTITFPGGYLKADSVTFKRSANLAHAAGRVELKNDQDILTGEKVSFNIGARTGTVEEGGMFIAENHLYIQGERIEKKTEANYRVEEGSFTTCDGSCPDWRITGKEVDVTVDGYGTLKQGRFLIRDIPILYLPWLIFPAKTTRQTGFLFPRFSYSLDKNGLDVEIPFFWAISEGADATFYQRYLEKRGFKEGLELRYVITPDSSGVFYGDFIRDRQQIAETTGAISRDWQDDRNRWSYYFNHEAALANGLNIRADINRVSDHWYFRDFSTFNYYAEHYSPGGEERFRRVSFPGDESLGYLNSTVRMAKDWPLYNLTALVRYTDDFSSPDNNLTLQKYPEAILTGFRRPLFGSPLQMEFTGGYDYFFSQDGQRGQLGELSPTLFFPVKLGKYLKMTSWTGFRGDVWERSDSLTDGLEKNGQRGLLAMGTTLSTEFGRVYETGGQTLEKLRHVVKPEITYTYAPGASENIPDFLDRVADYHSLRYGMVSFVTARMKEKGGGTSYRELMRLKLSQAYDIREARRDAGEGQREIRPFGTIDLELDMSPFRYFLLSTRNKFDVNSGRIAQNNYDLALSDKRGDFVSVGYRYTRDILEEINLAVRAKLFSSLDVYYIIRQNQLERTTVESTVGLRYQKQCWAVELTVADRYNDRSVMAYFSLLGLGGSN
- the rpmJ gene encoding 50S ribosomal protein L36, translating into MKVRSSVKKICDKCKIVKRKGVLRVICENPKHKQRQG
- the infA gene encoding translation initiation factor IF-1; amino-acid sequence: MAKEESIEVEGKVVEPLPNAMFRVELENGHKVLAHISGKMRMHFIKILPGDKVTVQLSPYDLTRGRIVYRTK
- the secY gene encoding preprotein translocase subunit SecY, with the protein product MLEGLGNISKVPELSKRILFTFLLLAVYRIGAHVPTPGIDTAALAAFFEQAKGSLLGLFDMFAGGALSNLSVFALGIMPYISASIILQLLTVAIPYLEKLSKEGESGRRKITQYTRYGTVLLSLIQGFGIAIGLENMAGPTGASIVIDTGWSFRLMTVITLTAGTAFIMWLGEQITEKGIGNGISLIIFAGIVCRGPEAIINTFRLLASGEMGVFFIIILIAMMLLIVGVIVFVESGQRRIPVQYAKRVVGRKMYGGQSTHLPLKVNTAGVIPPIFASSIIMFPATIANFIPHPWMKAVAGAMIPGRFFYETLYVAFIFFFSYFYTAVTFNPVDMADNMKKYGGYVPGIRPGKKTSDYIDEVMTKLTFWGAFYVSIICVIPSILISYFNVPFYFGGTALLIVVGVALDTAGQIETHLLTRQYEGFMKKGHIARRR
- the rpsD gene encoding 30S ribosomal protein S4 translates to MARYRDSVCRLCRREGLKLFLKGDRCYTEKCSFERRGFVPGEHGQLRKKSSDYGVQLREKQKLKRMFGLLEKQFRGYFEKAEQRKGVAGTNLLLFLERRLDNMVFRMGFANSRTEARQLIRHKHFLVGGKPVNIPSYLLDTGDAVEVCEKSRKVEKIIEAMETVSRRGVPQWLDVDKKNFRASVKMLPTREELTMPVNEQLVVELYSK